The Candidozyma auris chromosome 1, complete sequence genome includes a region encoding these proteins:
- a CDS encoding adenosine deaminase family protein, which translates to MMGVNDVCRGIPKVELHCHLFGTIQKDTFIDLNDEAGKPFTDTDIAEFYTRGEKPVGVLRIFRGMDEHLIRRSSHLYRLTIEYLRSVASHNVVYCEFFWNPTGTVHVSGIPYLKAQSAITAAIEDAQKDYGIQSRLIVSIDREAPPLQAEEMVNWMIKYRSPLVVGIGIDYRENEGPPQLFKKAYLEAINAGFKATAHAGEFGCPSSHIATALNDLRVHRVDHGYTVLEDPDLIATCIEKDIIFTVVPTNSYYLRTLDPKEWAQRHPIRFMKKAGLKIFPNTDDPAFHQVTPTRAWAMMVECFDYDYDDLLEFALNGVDACFLDDMGTLAMWKAQIVDYFDRLGIEAREYLK; encoded by the coding sequence ATGATGGGCGTGAATGATGTATGCCGAGGAATCCCAAAAGTCGAGCTCCATTGTCACCTCTTTGGAACAATCCAGAAGGATACATTCATTGACCTCAATGACGAAGCCGGAAAGCCATTCACTGATACTGACATCGCCGAGTTCTACACGAGAGGTGAGAAGCCCGTCGGAGTGTTAAGAATATTTAGAGGGATGGACGAACACTTAATTCGAAGGCTGTCTCATTTGTACCGCTTAACCATTGAATACCTCAGATCTGTAGCGAGCCACAATGTTGTTTACTGTGAATTTTTCTGGAACCCGACGGGAACTGTGCATGTATCTGGGATTCCCTACCTAAAGGCTCAAAGTGCCATCACCgcagcaattgaagatgctcaaaAGGACTACGGCATTCAAAGTAGATTGATAGTTTCTATCGACAGAGAGGCTCCACCGCTTCAGGCCGAGGAAATGGTTAATTGGATGATCAAATACAGAAGCCCACTTGTAGTTGGCATTGGCATAGATTATAGAGAGAATGAGGGACCCCCACAACTATTCAAAAAAGCCTATTTGGAAGCTATCAATGCTGGCTTCAAGGCGACCGCCCACGCTGGTGAGTTTGGATGCCCTTCATCACATATTGCAACAGCACTCAATGATTTGAGAGTCCACAGAGTCGACCACGGCTATACAGTGCTAGAGGATCCCGACTTAATCGCTACATGTATCGAAAAAGACATCATATTCACTGTGGTTCCCACAAACTCTTACTACTTGAGGACCCTTGATCCCAAAGAATGGGCTCAAAGGCACCCTATTAGgttcatgaagaaggcgGGCCTCAAAATCTTTCCGAACACAGACGACCCAGCGTTTCATCAAGTGACACCAACCCGAGCGTGGGCAATGATGGTAGAGTGCTTTGACTACGACTACGACGATTTACTCGAGTTTGCATTGAATGGAGTCGATGCCTGTTTTTTGGACGATATGGGAACGTTAGCCATGTGGAAAGCACAAATTGTGGATTACTTCGATCGTCTTGGGATTGAGGCAAGGGAATATTTAAAGTAG
- the SER33 gene encoding phosphoglycerate dehydrogenase SER33, with product MTNPQDIAGSFQRAMSLSESGSPHAVSTSPTQSYLSQVGGIYSKPTKALKPFSTGDIKILLLENVNATAINIFKNQGYQVEFYKTSLPEDELIEKIKDVHAIGIRSKTKLTSKILQHAKNLVTIGCFCIGTNQVDLEYAGKAGIAVFNSPFSNSRSVAELVIAEIITLARQLGDRSIEMHTGTWNKVSAKCWEIRGKTLGIVGYGHIGSQLSVLAESMGMNVIYYDVNMIMALGNSKQVDSLDELLQKADFVTLHVPATPETKNLLSTPQFAAMKDGAYVINASRGTVVDIPALIEAMKAGKIAGAALDVYPHEPAKNGEGLFSNQLNSFAEELCSLRNVILTPHIGGSTEEAQSAIGIEVGTSLTKYINEGNSTGAVNFPEVSLRDLDLDQENTVRVLYIHQNVPGVLKTVNNILSNHNIEKQFTDSRGDVAYLMADISDVDQTDIKSLYEQLEQTPYKIATRLLY from the coding sequence ATGACCAATCCACAGGATATTGCTGgctctttccaaagagccaTGTCACTCTCAGAGTCAGGCTCTCCACATGCTGTTTCCACTTCTCCTACGCAATCGTACTTGAGTCAGGTTGGAGGCATCTACTCCAAGCCAACAAAAGCTTTAAAGCCTTTCTCCACTGGTGACATCAagattttgcttttggagAACGTCAACGCCACGGCCATCAACATTTTTAAGAACCAGGGTTACCAGGTTGAGTTCTACAAGACCTCTTTGCCTGAGGATGAGTTGatcgagaagatcaaggatGTTCACGCAATTGGTATCAGATCCAAGACCAAGTTGACCAGcaagattcttcaacacgCCAAGAATTTGGTCACCATTGGCTGCTTCTGCATTGGTACCAACCAGGTGGACTTAGAGTACGCCGGTAAAGCTGGTATCGCTGTGTTCAACTCTCccttctccaactccaGATCTGTGGCTGAGTTGGTCATTGCTGAAATCATCACTTTGGCCAGGCAATTGGGCGACCGTTCTATCGAGATGCACACCGGTACTTGGAACAAGGTGTCCGCTAAATGTTGGGAAATCAGAGGCAAGACCTTGGGTATTGTAGGCTACGGTCACATTGGTTCCCAGTTGTCCGTCTTGGCTGAGTCCATGGGTATGAATGTCATTTACTACGATGTCAACATGATTATGGCTTTGGGTAACTCCAAGCAGGTTGACTCCTTGGATGAGTTATTGCAGAAGGCTGATTTCGTTACCTTGCATGTTCCTGCCACCCCAGAAACCAAGAACTTGTTGTCCACTCCTCAGTTTGCTGCTATGAAAGATGGCGCTTACGTCATCAACGCCTCTAGAGGTACCGTTGTTGACATTCCTGCTTTGATCGAAGCCATGAAGGCTGGTAAGATCGCTGGTGCCGCTTTGGACGTCTACCCACACGAACCTGCCAAGAACGGTGAAGGCTTGTTTTCCAACCAGTTGAACTCTTTTGCCGAGGAGTTGTGTTCTTTGAGAAACGTCATTTTGACTCCACACATCGGTGGCTCTACCGAGGAGGCTCAGTCTGCCATTGGTATCGAGGTCGGTACCTCGTTGACCAAGTACATCAATGAGGGTAACTCTACTGGTGCTGTGAACTTCCCAGAGGTTTCTTTGAGAGACCTCGATTTGGACCAGGAGAACACCGTCAGAGTGTTGTACATTCACCAGAACGTTCCTGGTGTTTTGAAGACCGTCAACAATATCTTGTCGAATCACAATATCGAAAAGCAGTTCACAGATTCCAGAGGTGATGTTGCTTACTTGATGGCTGATATCTCGGACGTCGACCAGACTGATATCAAGTCTTTGTACGAGCAGCTAGAGCAAACCCCTTACAAGATCGCTACTCGTTTGTTATATTGA
- a CDS encoding sugar porter family MFS transporter — MSPASPTLEILDAEKPTVEMSSSSLSSKHSNGTPTDRPGQRGNVLSHYTEVETMKMGRDYAAEHGLDEDLFSRAAALARNPADFQAMDFLSQDEKEQLMLEVTKKWHIPRKLVAVIALGSMAAAVQGMDQSVINGATLFYPTAFGITEMKNADLMEGLINGAPYLCCSIACWTSHWWNRALGRKWVIFWTCLISAVTCLWQGFVSMHWYHLFIARFCMGLGVGVKSATVPAYAAETTPHTIRGSLVMLWQFFTAVGIMFGYVASLAFYYVPDKGIEGGLNWRLTLGSAAIPAFIVLFQVPGVPESPRWLMGKGRHQEAFDALSILRRDQIAAARDCFYQYILLKEEASYDGIPYYRRLWEMFTVRRNRNGALGAWIVMFMQQFCGINVIAYYSSSIFIESNLSEVKAMLASWGFGMINFLFAIPAFYTIDTFGRRNLLLTTFPLMSIFLLVAGFSFLTPDDNTQGKLAGVATGIYLFAAVYSSGEGPVPFTYSAEAFPLYIRDLGMGFATATCWFFNFMLAFTWPRLRNAFTVTGAFGFYAAWNIVGWLLVLLFLPETKGLTLEELDAVFGVSLRKHAIYRARQAIWYFRTWILREKLEPMPVLYEHQKRYYQEKNVNLDPVISKQISREPF; from the coding sequence AGCATTCCAACGGCACCCCCACAGACAGACCAGGGCAGCGTGGTAATGTCCTTTCCCACTACACTGAGGTGGAAACAATGAAGATGGGCCGAGACTACGCTGCTGAACACGGCTTGGACGAGGACCTTTTCAGCCGTGCTGCTGCGTTGGCCAGAAACCCGGCCGATTTCCAGGCCATGGACTTCCTCTCACAAGACGAGAAGGAGCAGTTGATGCTTGAGGtgacaaaaaaatggcaCATACCTCGGAAATTGGTCGCTGTGATTGCGTTGGGGTCCATGGCTGCTGCAGTGCAGGGAATGGACCAGTCGGTTATCAACGGTGCCACATTGTTCTATCCGACTGCGTTTGGCATCACTGAGATGAAAAATGCCGACTTGATGGAGGGTTTGATCAACGGCGCCCCCTACTTGTGCTGTTCCATTGCCTGCTGGACGTCTCATTGGTGGAACAGAGCCTTGGGACGCAAATGGGTCATTTTCTGGACCTGTCTCATTTCGGCAGTAACTTGTTTATGGCAAGGCTTCGTCAGCATGCACTGGTACCACTTGTTCATTGCTCGTTTCTGTATGGGTCTTGGTGTTGGCGTCAAGTCGGCCACTGTGCCTGCTTACGCTGCTGAAACCACTCCTCACACGATCCGTGGCTCCTTGGTGATGCTCTGGCAGTTTTTCACCGCAGTCGGAATTATGTTCGGGTACGTTGCGTCTTTAGCATTCTATTACGTCCCTGACAAAGGAATTGAGGGCGGTTTGAATTGGAGATTGACCTTGGGTTCTGCCGCCATTCCTGCTTTCATTGTCTTGTTCCAGGTGCCTGGTGTGCCTGAATCTCCTCGTTGGCTCATGGGTAAAGGAAGACACCAGGAAGCGTTCGACGCTCTTTCAATTTTGAGACGTGATCAGATTGCCGCTGCCCGAGACTGTTTCTACCAGTacattttgttgaaggaagaagccTCTTACGATGGTATTCCTTACTACAGAAGACTCTGGGAGATGTTCACCGTCAGAAGAAACAGGAACGGCGCTTTGGGTGCCTGGATTGTCATGTTCATGCAACAATTCTGTGGCATCAACGTCATTGCCTACTACTCATCGTCGATCTTCATTGAGTCCAACTTGTCTGAAGTGAAGGCTATGTTGGCTTCGTGGGGCTTTGGTATGATCAACTTTTTGTTTGCCATCCCAGCCTTCTATACCATCGACACCTTTGGCCGACGTAACTTGTTGCTTACCACGTTCCCATTGATGTCCATCTTCCTACTTGTTGCTGGTTTCAGTTTCTTGACTCCTGATGATAATACGCAAGGAAAACTAGCTGGTGTGGCGACTGGGATCTATTTGTTTGCGGCGGTATACTCTTCTGGCGAAGGTCCTGTTCCATTCACGTACTCGGCAGAAGCGTTCCCATTGTATATCCGTGATTTGGGTATGGGCTTTGCTACTGCTACATGCTGGTTTTTCAACTTTATGTTGGCCTTCACCTGGCCTCGTTTGAGAAACGCTTTTACAGTGACtggtgcttttggtttTTACGCTGCTTGGAATATCGTTGGTTGGTTACTTGTACTACTTTTCTTACCAGAGACCAAAGGACTCACATTGGAAGAGTTGGATGCTGTCTTTGGAGTCTCCTTAAGAAAGCACGCTATCTACCGTGCCAGGCAGGCAATCTGGTACTTCAGGACTTGgattttgagagaaaagCTCGAGCCTATGCCCGTGTTGTACGAGCATCAGAAGCGTTACTACCAGGAGAAGAATGTAAACTTGGATCCTGTTATCAGCAAGCAAATCAGCAGAGAGCCATTTTAA